In the genome of Polaribacter sp. MED152, one region contains:
- a CDS encoding S9 family peptidase — MKQTLLFISLIIYSTTSLFGQIKSEDITINNMAIQLPGTLSYSSVNEPLIIWVHGSGGVNRNGNTPNYIQQFREKINQKGIAFFSYDKRTSNPQNAKFIQEDGIYFSDFVSDLKEVINHFKEDNRFSEIILAGHSQGSLIAMLSLDNVDKYISVAGAGETIDKTLVRQISAQSAEFGKLTAEYVKELKETGSIKEVDPNLMSLFAKQNQPFLASWIALNPIEEITKVKIPTLIINGDKDIQVPIVDAKALKEAKPEAELVIIKNMNHVLKNIEKDGDNLKSYMSADYPISEDLINTIVAFIKK, encoded by the coding sequence ATGAAACAAACTTTACTCTTCATCAGCTTAATAATTTATAGTACTACCTCACTTTTTGGTCAAATAAAATCTGAGGACATTACTATAAATAACATGGCCATTCAATTACCAGGAACTTTAAGCTATAGTTCTGTAAATGAACCTTTAATAATTTGGGTACATGGTTCAGGAGGTGTGAATAGAAATGGAAATACACCAAATTATATTCAACAGTTTAGAGAAAAAATCAATCAAAAAGGAATTGCCTTTTTTAGTTATGATAAACGAACTTCAAATCCGCAAAATGCAAAATTTATTCAAGAAGATGGTATCTATTTCTCAGATTTTGTAAGCGATTTAAAAGAAGTAATCAATCATTTTAAAGAGGATAATCGTTTTTCTGAAATCATTTTAGCAGGCCATAGTCAAGGCTCTTTAATTGCGATGCTTTCTTTAGATAATGTGGACAAATATATTTCTGTAGCTGGTGCAGGTGAAACTATAGATAAAACTTTAGTTAGACAAATTAGTGCACAAAGTGCAGAGTTTGGCAAGTTAACAGCAGAATACGTGAAAGAATTAAAAGAAACTGGCTCAATCAAAGAAGTAGATCCTAATTTAATGTCACTGTTTGCAAAACAAAATCAACCATTTTTAGCATCATGGATTGCCTTAAACCCTATTGAAGAAATTACAAAGGTAAAAATACCTACACTCATCATTAATGGTGATAAAGATATACAAGTGCCAATAGTAGATGCAAAAGCTTTAAAAGAAGCTAAGCCTGAAGCTGAGTTGGTGATTATTAAAAACATGAATCACGTACTAAAGAATATTGAGAAAGATGGGGACAATTTAAAATCTTATATGAGTGCAGATTATCCTATTTCAGAAGACTTAATAAATACAATAGTAGCATTCATCAAGAAATAA
- a CDS encoding DUF4177 domain-containing protein, whose amino-acid sequence MKEYRVIQPKLGFRNRFQNFEDILNQYAREGWRVVEISQGWTSVVFERDKNR is encoded by the coding sequence ATGAAAGAATACAGAGTAATTCAACCAAAATTGGGTTTTAGAAATAGATTTCAAAATTTTGAAGATATACTAAATCAATATGCCAGAGAAGGTTGGAGAGTAGTAGAAATTTCTCAAGGATGGACAAGTGTCGTTTTTGAAAGAGATAAAAACAGATAA
- a CDS encoding SPFH domain-containing protein gives MTAEKIIKPANGYLMLVIVLTLFVGSIVLGIQQEQPLYIIVSVLSFFGLFGFILVNPNTSKVVVLFGKYVGTIKANGLYWANPFYTKKKISLRASNFDSERLKVNDKLGNPVMISTILVWRVTNTYKAAFDVDNYENFVRVQTDAAVRKLASMYPYDNFADEDHDEDITLRSSVNEVSEALEKEIDERLTIAGIEVLEARIGYLAYANEIASAMLKRQQATAIVAARHKIVQGAVEMVEMALDELNKKDIVELDEERKAAMVSNLLVILCGDKEASPVVNAGTLSH, from the coding sequence ATGACAGCAGAAAAAATTATTAAGCCAGCAAATGGTTATTTAATGTTAGTAATTGTACTTACCCTATTTGTAGGAAGTATAGTACTTGGCATTCAACAAGAACAACCTTTATATATTATTGTTAGTGTTTTAAGTTTTTTTGGATTATTTGGTTTTATTCTAGTAAACCCAAATACTTCTAAAGTAGTAGTACTTTTTGGTAAGTACGTTGGTACCATAAAAGCAAATGGTTTGTATTGGGCCAATCCTTTCTACACCAAAAAGAAGATATCTTTAAGAGCAAGCAACTTTGATAGTGAGCGTTTAAAAGTGAATGATAAGTTAGGTAACCCTGTAATGATTTCTACAATTTTAGTATGGAGAGTTACAAATACTTACAAAGCTGCTTTTGATGTTGATAATTATGAAAACTTTGTTCGTGTTCAAACGGATGCAGCTGTTCGTAAGTTGGCTAGTATGTATCCTTATGATAATTTTGCAGACGAAGATCATGATGAGGACATAACTCTTAGATCTAGTGTAAATGAAGTGTCTGAAGCACTAGAAAAAGAAATAGATGAACGTTTAACCATTGCTGGTATTGAGGTTTTAGAAGCTAGAATTGGTTATTTGGCTTATGCTAATGAAATAGCATCTGCCATGTTAAAAAGACAACAAGCAACTGCTATTGTAGCTGCAAGACATAAAATTGTACAAGGTGCTGTAGAAATGGTAGAAATGGCTTTAGACGAGCTTAATAAAAAGGATATTGTTGAGTTAGATGAAGAACGCAAAGCTGCAATGGTTAGTAACTTATTAGTAATCTTATGTGGAGATAAAGAAGCTTCTCCTGTAGTAAATGCAGGAACCTTAAGTCATTAA
- a CDS encoding S1/P1 nuclease, translating to MNIKVLALISLLFVASTPKEDVYFWGKTGHRVTGKIAEKHLTKKAKRKIDKLLKGQSLAFVSTFADEIKSDRAYRAYSPWHYVNMGLTETYEESAKNPKGDLVTGIAKCIEVLEDDASSEADKNFHLKMLVHFIGDLHQPLHIGRKEDKGGNDVQVQWFGRGTNLHSVWDSKMIDDYQMSYTDLADNAEELSKKQIEFIEQGSVVDWVNEVHQITDDVYNSAKIGENLRYRYSYDHFATVRQQLQKGGIRLAKILNDIFD from the coding sequence ATGAATATCAAAGTATTAGCTCTTATTTCTTTATTATTTGTAGCATCAACCCCTAAAGAAGATGTATATTTCTGGGGAAAAACTGGTCATAGAGTTACTGGTAAAATAGCTGAGAAACATTTAACTAAAAAAGCGAAACGAAAAATAGATAAGCTTTTAAAAGGGCAAAGTTTGGCATTTGTATCAACTTTTGCAGATGAAATTAAATCAGACAGAGCTTACAGAGCTTATTCTCCTTGGCATTATGTGAATATGGGGTTAACTGAAACTTATGAAGAATCAGCAAAAAATCCGAAAGGAGATTTGGTAACAGGGATCGCAAAGTGTATAGAAGTTCTTGAAGATGATGCTAGTTCAGAAGCAGACAAAAACTTTCATTTAAAAATGTTAGTTCATTTTATAGGAGATTTACATCAACCTCTACATATTGGTCGTAAGGAAGATAAAGGAGGTAATGATGTGCAAGTACAATGGTTTGGTAGAGGTACTAATTTACATAGTGTTTGGGATAGTAAAATGATAGATGATTATCAAATGAGTTATACAGATCTTGCTGATAATGCAGAGGAATTATCTAAAAAGCAAATTGAGTTTATAGAGCAAGGTTCTGTGGTAGATTGGGTAAATGAAGTGCATCAAATTACAGATGATGTTTACAATTCAGCCAAAATTGGAGAAAATTTAAGATATCGATATTCTTATGATCACTTTGCAACTGTAAGACAACAATTGCAAAAAGGTGGAATTCGTTTGGCAAAAATTTTAAATGATATTTTTGATTAA
- a CDS encoding TlpA disulfide reductase family protein, translating into MKKYLLVLLSILAFISCKENVASKKASEVSNVESSSQITEVKTYNYVQLKPLLEKEDEKTYVVNFWATWCAPCVKELPYFEKINEEYKNQNVEVILVSLDFPKQVEKKLIPFINRKKLQSEVILLDDTNENVWINAIDESWSGAIPATLIYNKKQRKFYEQSFEYENLENELKSFLNI; encoded by the coding sequence ATGAAAAAATACCTACTGGTTCTATTATCAATTTTAGCCTTCATTTCTTGTAAAGAAAATGTTGCTTCCAAGAAAGCTTCTGAGGTGTCAAATGTTGAGTCTTCATCACAAATAACTGAGGTTAAAACATATAATTATGTACAACTAAAACCACTTTTAGAAAAGGAAGATGAAAAGACATATGTTGTTAACTTTTGGGCAACTTGGTGTGCACCTTGTGTAAAAGAATTACCCTATTTCGAAAAGATTAATGAAGAATATAAAAATCAAAATGTTGAGGTAATTTTAGTGAGTTTAGATTTTCCTAAGCAAGTTGAAAAGAAGTTAATTCCGTTTATTAATAGAAAAAAGCTTCAATCTGAAGTAATTCTTCTAGATGATACTAACGAAAATGTATGGATTAATGCTATTGATGAAAGCTGGAGTGGGGCTATACCAGCAACTTTAATTTATAATAAAAAACAAAGAAAGTTTTACGAACAATCTTTTGAATACGAGAATTTAGAAAACGAATTAAAATCATTTTTAAATATATAA
- a CDS encoding thioredoxin family protein, producing the protein MKTIKTIFALVAVVILASAFTLKSSSSYKVGDTIADFSLMNIDDKMVSLSDYKDAKGFIIIFTCNTCPYSVANEDRIIALNAKYASKGFPVITINPNDPDVVPDDSFAAMKVRAAQKGFNFPYLLDKGQKVYPKFGATKTPHVYIVSKPKMKVEYIGAIDDSSRNPDAVNEKYVENAVDALLAGKKIEKTETKAIGCSIKTK; encoded by the coding sequence ATGAAAACCATAAAAACAATTTTTGCATTAGTAGCAGTAGTAATATTGGCAAGTGCGTTTACTTTAAAATCTTCATCTAGTTATAAAGTAGGAGATACTATAGCAGATTTTTCATTAATGAATATTGATGATAAAATGGTCTCTCTATCAGATTATAAAGATGCAAAAGGCTTTATTATTATTTTTACATGCAACACATGTCCTTATTCTGTTGCAAATGAAGACAGAATAATAGCTTTAAATGCAAAGTATGCATCTAAAGGGTTTCCTGTAATTACAATAAATCCTAATGATCCTGATGTAGTACCAGATGATAGTTTTGCAGCAATGAAAGTAAGAGCAGCTCAAAAAGGATTTAATTTTCCTTACTTGCTAGATAAAGGCCAGAAGGTATATCCTAAATTTGGAGCTACAAAAACACCTCATGTTTATATTGTTAGTAAGCCTAAAATGAAAGTAGAGTACATTGGTGCTATCGATGACAGTTCTAGAAATCCGGATGCTGTTAACGAGAAATATGTAGAAAATGCTGTAGATGCATTACTAGCTGGAAAAAAGATAGAGAAGACTGAAACGAAAGCTATTGGATGTTCAATTAAGACAAAATAA
- a CDS encoding long-chain fatty acid--CoA ligase: MPTEISRIFDFPYFQLEKYNLKKALNTKYNGKWESLSSQEYINKANQLSRGLLKLGINPNEKIAIISTTNRTEWNVCDIGSLQLGAQTVPIYPTISKEDYEYVLNHSEATYCFVSDETIIEKLNKIKGNTKLKEVYTFDDIKGEKSWTEVLELGKDDSNQPEVEARKKDVKPGDLATLIYTSGTTGRPKGVMLSHSNIVSNVLTSEERVPLEKGKDKALSFLPVCHVFERMILYLYQLCGTEIYFAESLEKLTENAQEIKPNVMTAVPRLYEKIYDKIILKGEDLSGVKKSLFFWAVKLGLRYEPYGANGWWYEKQLGLARKLIFSKWQAALGGELKLMVSGSAALQPRLTRIFAAAEMPIMEGYGLTETSPVISVNFVNQGGERGFKVGTVGKVINRVEVKIAENGEILVKGPNVMQGYYKQPDKTAEVLRDGYFHTGDKGELDSEGYLKITGRTKEMFKTSGGKYVIPPLLEGELKQSLLIEQVMVVGENEKMPAAIIQPNFEYLSDWAKSKGISFGNNEELVSNEKVIAKYQRTIDKCNEHFGKWERIKRFELTPDEWSIDGGHLTPTMKMKREIIKNIYKDLYDKIYN; encoded by the coding sequence ATGCCAACAGAAATTTCGAGGATTTTTGATTTTCCTTATTTTCAACTAGAAAAGTACAATCTTAAGAAAGCATTAAATACAAAATACAATGGTAAATGGGAATCACTTTCCAGCCAAGAGTACATAAACAAAGCAAATCAACTTAGTAGAGGTCTATTAAAATTAGGAATTAATCCTAACGAAAAAATAGCAATTATATCTACAACAAACAGAACAGAATGGAATGTTTGTGATATAGGTTCTTTGCAACTTGGTGCGCAGACTGTGCCAATTTATCCAACAATTTCAAAAGAAGATTATGAGTATGTATTAAATCACTCAGAAGCTACTTATTGTTTTGTTTCAGATGAAACTATTATTGAAAAATTAAATAAAATTAAGGGTAACACCAAGTTAAAAGAGGTGTATACTTTTGATGATATTAAGGGTGAAAAAAGCTGGACCGAAGTTCTTGAATTAGGAAAAGATGATAGCAATCAACCAGAAGTTGAAGCTAGAAAAAAAGATGTAAAACCTGGAGATTTAGCTACGCTAATTTACACTTCTGGAACAACAGGAAGGCCAAAAGGTGTTATGCTATCTCATAGTAATATTGTTTCTAACGTATTAACTAGTGAAGAAAGAGTGCCTTTAGAAAAGGGTAAAGATAAGGCCTTGAGTTTTTTACCTGTTTGTCACGTTTTCGAACGCATGATTTTATATTTATACCAACTTTGTGGAACTGAAATTTATTTTGCAGAAAGCTTAGAAAAATTGACAGAGAATGCTCAAGAAATTAAGCCTAATGTGATGACAGCTGTACCTAGGTTGTATGAAAAAATATACGATAAAATTATTCTAAAAGGAGAAGATTTATCTGGAGTAAAGAAAAGTTTATTTTTCTGGGCTGTTAAACTAGGTTTGCGTTATGAACCTTATGGAGCCAATGGTTGGTGGTATGAAAAACAATTAGGTTTGGCTAGAAAATTGATCTTTTCTAAGTGGCAGGCAGCCTTAGGTGGAGAATTAAAATTAATGGTTTCTGGAAGTGCTGCTTTACAACCAAGATTAACTAGAATCTTTGCAGCAGCAGAAATGCCTATCATGGAAGGTTATGGTTTAACTGAAACATCGCCTGTAATTTCTGTAAACTTTGTAAATCAAGGTGGAGAAAGAGGTTTTAAAGTGGGTACTGTAGGTAAAGTGATCAATAGAGTTGAAGTAAAAATTGCAGAAAATGGCGAAATTCTTGTTAAAGGGCCTAATGTTATGCAAGGTTACTACAAACAACCAGATAAAACTGCAGAGGTTTTAAGAGATGGTTATTTTCATACAGGAGATAAAGGTGAGTTAGATAGTGAAGGTTATTTAAAAATAACGGGTAGAACCAAGGAAATGTTCAAAACTTCTGGAGGTAAATATGTAATACCACCATTATTAGAAGGTGAGCTAAAACAATCTCTTTTAATAGAACAAGTAATGGTAGTTGGTGAAAATGAAAAAATGCCAGCAGCTATTATTCAACCGAACTTCGAATACCTTTCAGATTGGGCTAAGAGTAAAGGAATTTCTTTTGGCAATAATGAAGAGTTAGTTTCTAATGAAAAAGTAATTGCTAAATACCAAAGAACTATTGACAAGTGTAATGAGCATTTTGGTAAATGGGAACGTATTAAAAGATTTGAATTAACTCCTGATGAGTGGTCTATTGATGGTGGGCATTTAACACCTACCATGAAAATGAAGAGAGAAATTATAAAAAACATTTACAAAGATTTGTACGATAAGATATATAATTAG
- a CDS encoding long-chain fatty acid--CoA ligase, with the protein MSGNFFEMPDAITRIFDFAYYQLENNPLDNCLNFKNKGDWEPISTKTFIQKANNVSSSLLALGIKPNDKIAVITENNNPNWHILDIGILQIGAQNVPLYATLSENDYAYILNHSDSKYCFVSSNELYEKVKSVMDKTQLKNVFSLEELATDYGWSSFLELGKNTDHHLKIDKLKASIKPDDLATIIYTSGTTGTPKGVMLSHKNIVFTVFAIEQRLNLQRGNNKIISYLPICHIFERSAFYYNLYMSVQVYFAESIEQIGDTIKEVKPDYLAVVPRLLEKIYDKIVDKGSNLKGLKKSLFFWALELGENYKPYHLNGSFYHFKLKIARKIIFKKWKEALGNNLQFMISGSAPLQPKLIRVFTAAGIPIFEGYGMTESSPAGTLNDERNKGLKIGSVGKPLKGIEVKIANDGEILMKGDNIMLGYFKNKELTDETIIDNYLHTGDIGEIDEQGFLSITGRKKEMFKTSGGKYIAPAVLESEFKQSRFIEQIMVVGENEKMPAAIIQLNFEFIAEWAKRHQLKIENYHSNEKVIARIQKEIDFYNNRFGKWEKIKKFELTPDEWTIDDGLLTPTLKIKRNNIRDKYNNLYQKIYNQ; encoded by the coding sequence TTGTCAGGAAATTTTTTTGAAATGCCTGATGCTATTACTCGAATTTTCGACTTTGCTTACTATCAACTAGAGAACAATCCTTTAGACAACTGCTTAAACTTTAAAAATAAAGGAGATTGGGAACCAATTTCTACCAAAACCTTTATTCAAAAAGCAAACAATGTAAGTAGCTCACTGCTAGCATTAGGTATAAAACCGAATGATAAAATTGCTGTAATTACCGAAAACAACAATCCTAATTGGCATATTTTAGATATTGGTATTTTGCAAATTGGCGCTCAAAACGTACCTCTTTATGCAACGCTTTCCGAAAATGATTATGCATACATTTTAAACCATTCAGACTCTAAATATTGTTTTGTATCTAGCAACGAACTTTATGAAAAAGTAAAATCTGTTATGGATAAAACGCAGCTAAAAAATGTATTTTCATTAGAAGAGTTAGCCACAGATTATGGCTGGAGTTCTTTTTTAGAATTAGGCAAAAATACTGATCATCACCTTAAAATTGATAAACTAAAAGCATCTATAAAACCTGATGATTTAGCTACAATCATTTACACATCAGGAACTACAGGCACACCTAAAGGAGTTATGTTATCGCATAAAAATATTGTTTTTACTGTTTTTGCTATAGAACAAAGACTCAACTTACAAAGAGGAAATAATAAAATTATAAGCTACTTGCCTATTTGCCATATTTTTGAACGATCTGCTTTTTACTACAATTTGTACATGAGTGTACAAGTCTATTTTGCAGAAAGCATAGAGCAAATTGGTGACACCATAAAAGAAGTAAAACCAGATTACTTGGCTGTTGTTCCTAGACTTTTAGAGAAAATTTACGATAAAATTGTAGATAAAGGCAGTAACCTTAAAGGCTTAAAAAAGAGCTTGTTTTTTTGGGCTTTAGAATTGGGTGAAAATTATAAGCCTTATCATTTAAACGGATCTTTTTATCATTTTAAACTAAAAATAGCGAGGAAAATTATATTTAAAAAATGGAAAGAAGCTCTAGGTAATAATTTACAATTTATGATTTCTGGAAGCGCACCTTTACAACCTAAATTAATTAGAGTTTTCACTGCTGCTGGCATACCTATTTTTGAAGGTTATGGAATGACAGAATCTTCTCCTGCAGGAACCTTAAATGATGAAAGAAACAAAGGTTTAAAAATTGGTTCTGTTGGTAAACCTTTAAAAGGTATAGAAGTTAAAATTGCTAATGATGGTGAAATTTTAATGAAGGGAGATAACATAATGCTAGGTTATTTTAAAAACAAAGAGCTAACAGATGAAACCATTATTGACAATTATTTACATACAGGTGATATTGGTGAGATTGATGAGCAAGGATTTTTATCTATCACAGGTAGAAAAAAAGAAATGTTCAAAACATCTGGTGGTAAATATATTGCTCCTGCTGTTTTAGAAAGCGAGTTTAAACAATCACGATTTATAGAACAAATTATGGTAGTTGGCGAAAACGAGAAAATGCCAGCAGCCATTATTCAGCTGAATTTTGAATTTATTGCTGAATGGGCAAAACGTCATCAATTAAAAATTGAAAACTATCATAGCAATGAAAAGGTTATAGCAAGAATTCAAAAAGAAATCGATTTTTACAATAACAGATTTGGTAAATGGGAAAAAATTAAAAAATTTGAATTAACACCTGATGAATGGACTATAGATGATGGATTATTAACCCCAACCCTAAAGATTAAAAGAAATAATATTCGCGATAAATACAATAACCTGTATCAAAAAATATACAATCAATAA
- a CDS encoding YebC/PmpR family DNA-binding transcriptional regulator, which translates to MGRAFEFRKARKMKRWSAMAKTFTRIGKDIVMAVKEAGPNPDTNSRLRAVIQNAKAANMPKDNVERAIKKASDKDTADYKEVLFEGYAPHGIAVLIETATDNNNRTVANVRAAFNKCDGNLGTSGSVSFMFDHTCNFTIKKEDITIDMEELELELIDFEVEEVFDDEEGVIIYAPFEQFGALQSYFEDNNIEILSSGFERIPTTTVKLNEDQKADVEKLLEKLEEDDDVNSVYHSMEES; encoded by the coding sequence ATGGGTAGAGCATTTGAGTTTAGGAAAGCAAGAAAAATGAAACGTTGGTCAGCAATGGCAAAAACATTTACCAGAATTGGTAAAGACATTGTTATGGCTGTAAAAGAAGCAGGTCCTAACCCAGATACAAACTCAAGATTAAGAGCAGTTATTCAAAATGCGAAAGCTGCAAACATGCCTAAAGACAATGTTGAACGTGCAATAAAAAAAGCGTCAGACAAAGATACTGCAGACTATAAAGAAGTGTTATTTGAAGGTTATGCACCTCATGGAATTGCTGTTCTTATTGAAACTGCGACAGACAACAACAACAGAACTGTTGCTAATGTTAGAGCCGCTTTTAATAAGTGTGATGGAAATTTAGGAACATCTGGATCTGTATCTTTTATGTTCGACCATACCTGTAACTTCACTATCAAAAAAGAAGACATTACCATTGATATGGAAGAACTTGAACTTGAATTAATCGATTTTGAAGTTGAAGAAGTTTTTGACGACGAAGAAGGCGTAATTATTTATGCACCTTTTGAACAATTTGGAGCTTTACAAAGTTATTTTGAAGACAATAATATCGAAATTTTATCTTCTGGTTTTGAAAGAATTCCAACTACTACAGTAAAATTAAATGAAGATCAAAAAGCAGATGTAGAAAAGCTTTTAGAAAAATTAGAAGAAGATGATGATGTAAACTCTGTTTACCATTCTATGGAAGAATCTTAA
- a CDS encoding acetate/propionate family kinase, with protein sequence MKILVLNAGSSSLKYQVIEMPSKQVECVGLVERIGMDDAIFTHEIQNNEYSETLPILDHKTGLKKIANTLLDAKIGVINSVDEIEAVGHRVVHGGNKFNKTTIVNQEVKDNIKELFSLAPLHNPANLNGIEIAETIFTKAKQIAIFDTAFHQTMPKEAYQYAIKNEYLETHNIRAYGFHGTSHKYVSEKARAYLGDENSKKIITIHLGNGCSMSAIKDGKSIENSLGFGPMNGLIMGTRSGDIDQSVIFYMMNKLNKTADEVANLLNKESGMMGLTGFSDLREISEQAEKGNVDCQNALALAGYRIRKYIGSYISVLNGVNALIFTAGIGENSAAMRALACKNLSFFGIDLDADQNNIRSKETREIQSKKAKVKILVIPTNEEIEIAKQAYQLLA encoded by the coding sequence ATGAAAATTTTGGTTTTAAATGCAGGTTCATCTTCCTTAAAATACCAGGTAATAGAGATGCCATCTAAACAAGTAGAATGTGTTGGCTTAGTTGAAAGAATTGGTATGGATGATGCCATTTTTACTCATGAAATTCAAAATAATGAATACTCTGAAACTTTACCGATTTTAGATCACAAAACAGGATTAAAAAAAATAGCTAACACCCTTTTAGATGCTAAAATAGGTGTGATTAATTCTGTAGATGAAATTGAAGCTGTGGGTCACAGAGTGGTTCATGGAGGAAATAAATTTAATAAAACCACCATAGTAAATCAAGAAGTTAAAGATAACATTAAAGAACTGTTTAGCCTTGCACCTTTGCATAATCCAGCAAATTTAAATGGTATAGAAATTGCAGAAACCATATTTACCAAAGCAAAACAGATTGCCATTTTCGATACTGCATTTCATCAAACTATGCCTAAAGAGGCATATCAATATGCAATAAAAAATGAATATTTAGAAACGCATAACATAAGAGCTTACGGTTTTCATGGTACCAGCCACAAATATGTTTCTGAAAAAGCTAGAGCGTATTTAGGTGATGAAAATTCTAAAAAAATAATTACCATCCATCTAGGAAATGGTTGTAGTATGTCTGCAATAAAAGATGGTAAAAGTATAGAGAATTCATTAGGATTTGGCCCTATGAATGGCTTAATAATGGGAACACGTTCTGGAGATATTGATCAATCTGTAATTTTCTATATGATGAACAAACTGAACAAAACTGCAGACGAAGTAGCAAACTTACTTAATAAAGAGTCTGGAATGATGGGCTTAACAGGTTTTTCTGATTTAAGAGAAATCTCTGAACAAGCAGAAAAAGGAAATGTAGATTGCCAAAATGCTTTAGCTTTAGCTGGCTATAGAATTAGAAAATATATAGGTAGTTATATTTCTGTATTAAATGGCGTTAATGCCCTAATTTTTACTGCAGGAATTGGAGAAAATTCTGCTGCAATGAGAGCGCTTGCTTGTAAAAATTTATCATTCTTTGGTATTGATTTAGATGCTGATCAAAATAACATTAGATCTAAAGAGACAAGGGAAATTCAATCAAAAAAAGCAAAAGTTAAAATCTTAGTTATTCCAACTAACGAAGAAATTGAAATCGCGAAACAAGCTTATCAATTATTAGCCTAA